The following proteins are encoded in a genomic region of Corylus avellana chromosome ca4, CavTom2PMs-1.0:
- the LOC132178611 gene encoding protein NRT1/ PTR FAMILY 8.3-like, which produces MGSQEDGRSLLEDGLLENESSSQYTGDGSVDFHGKPVLKQNTGNWRACPFILGTEGCERLAYYGIATNLVTYLTTKLHEGNASAARNVTTWQGTCYLTPLIGAVIADSYWGRYWTIASFSTIYFIGMCILTLSASVPAFKPAECVGSECRSATPVQYGVFFLGLYLIALGTGGIKPCVSSFGADQFDDTDSRERVKKGSFFNWFYFSVNIGALISSSFLVWIQDNAGWGLGFGIPAIFMGIAIASFFSGTPLYRFQKPGGSPVTRMWQVLVASFRKRNMVVPTESNLLYETQDKISAIEGSRKLEHTDELKCLDKAAVLSDADIKSGDFSNPWRLCTVTQVEEFKILIRMFPIWATGIVFSAVYAQMSTLFVEQGMMMDTSIGSFTIPPASLSSFDVISVIFWVPIYDRIIVPIARKFTGKERGFSELQRMGIGLFISVLCMSAAALVEINRLRLARELGLVDEDVAVPISILWQIPQYFLLGAAEVFTFIGQLEFFYDQSPDAMRSLCSALSLLTTALGNYLSSFILTIVTYLTTQGGSTGWIPDNLNEGHLDYFFWLLAGLSFINLLFYVVCAKRYKQKKAS; this is translated from the exons atgggttcGCAGGAGGACGGAAGATCGCTCTTGGAAGATGGTCTTTTAGAG AATGAAAGCAGCAGCCAATACACAGGGGATGGCTCAGTTGACTTTCATGGAAAGCCTGTTCTGAAGCAGAATACTGGAAATTGGAGAGCCTGCCCCTTCATTCTAG GTACTGAAGGTTGTGAACGTCTTGCCTACTATGGGATTGCTACTAATCTTGTTACTTATCTTACCACCAAACTACATGAAGGAAATGCCTCTGCTGCAAGAAACGTTACCACTTGGCAAGGGACTTGTTATCTTACACCCCTCATTGGAGCTGTCATAGCAGATTCATACTGGGGAAGATATTGGACAATTGCTTCTTTCTCCACAATTTACTTCATT GGAATGTGTATATTGACACTTTCAGCATCTGTTCCTGCCTTTAAGCCTGCTGAATGTGTGGGTTCTGAATGCCGGTCAGCTACTCCAGTTCAGTATGGAGTCTTCTTTCTTGGGCTCTATCTGATTGCTTTGGGAACTGGTGGGATCAAACCCTGTGTTTCGTCATTTGGTGCAGATCAGTTCGATGATACTGATTCAAGGGAAAGGGTAAAGAAGGGATCCTTCTTCAActggttttatttttctgtcAATATTGGTGCTCTTATATCAAGCAGTTTCTTGGTTTGGATTCAAGACAATGCTGGGTGGGGTCTAGGATTTGGCATTCCTGCAATTTTTATGGGCATTGCTATTGCAAGTTTCTTTTCAGGCACTCCCCTCTATAGATTTCAGAAACCAGGGGGAAGCCCTGTTACACGAATGTGGCAGGTTTTGGTTGCATCATTCCGTAAGAGGAATATGGTGGTCCCTACAGAGAGTAATCTCTTGTATGAAACACAAGACAAAATCTCTGCCATTGAAGGAAGTCGGAAACTGGAGCATACTGATGAATTAAA GTGCCTTGATAAAGCTGCTGTACTGTCAGACGCCGATATCAAAAGTGGAGACTTCTCCAATCCATGGAGGCTTTGCACTGTAACACAGGTGGAAGAATTTAAGATTTTGATCCGCATGTTCCCAATCTGGGCCACTGGAATAGTGTTTTCTGCTGTTTATGCCCAAATGTCTACATTGTTTGTTGAACAAGGGATGATGATGGACACAAGTATTGGTTCTTTCACCATTCCTCCAGCCTCCCTGTCATCCTTTGATGTGATCAGTGTTATTTTCTGGGTTCCTATATATGATAGGATAATTGTCCCAATTGCAAGGAAATTTACTGGCAAAGAGAGGGGCTTCTCGGAGTTGCAGCGGATGGGGATCGGGCTTTTTATTTCTGTGCTATGCATGTCAGCAGCTGCTTTGGTAGAGATAAATCGGCTGCGGCTTGCGAGAGAGCTAGGTTTGGTGGATGAAGATGTAGCTGTACCAATCAGTATATTATGGCAAATACCCCAGTATTTCTTGCTGGGAGCTGCAGAGGTATTTACATTTATAGGGCAGCTTGAGTTCTTCTATGACCAATCCCCAGATGCCATGAGGAGTTTGTGCAGCGCCTTGTCGCTTTTGACAACTGCATTGGGAAACTACCTGAGCTCTTTTATTCTGACAATAGTAACTTACCTCACAACACAGGGGGGGAGCACCGGATGGATCCCAGATAACCTGAACGAGGGTCatcttgattattttttctGGCTTTTAGCCGGCCTCAGCTTCATAAATCTCTTGTTCTATGTTGTCTGTGCCAAAAGGTACAAACAAAAGAAGGCTTCCTAG